One Alnus glutinosa chromosome 3, dhAlnGlut1.1, whole genome shotgun sequence genomic region harbors:
- the LOC133864911 gene encoding organic cation/carnitine transporter 7-like produces the protein MGDEVQSYTVDEALVALGFGNFQILVLAYAGMGWVSEAMEMMLLSFVGPAVQSAWGLSSNEESLITSMVFAGMLVGAYSWGIVSDTHGRRKGFIITATVTAAAGFLSAFAPNYISLIILRCLVGIGLGGGPVLSSWFLEFIPAPSRGTWMVVFSAFWTLGTILEASLAWFVMPRLGWRWLLALSSLPSALLLFFYRVTPESPRYLCLKGRTSDAISVLEKIARMNGTKLPSGILVSDYQIKLREKSIPSEDTLLLSPRRTENATPKQIDSNIAGISSLLVLLSPKLVRSTLLLWVVFFGNAFSYYGLVLLTSELNNGRTKCMQTKLQSQKSQDVNYRDVFIASFAELPGLLISAAIVDKLGRKLSMSAMFFLCCIFLLPLVFRLPEGLTTGLLFGARICITATFTIVYIYAPEMYPTSVRTTGVGVASSMGRIGGMICPLVAVGLVQGCHETASIVLFEIVIFLSGICVVLFPFETKGRELSDSVSSAKHTNESV, from the exons ATGGGAGATGAAGTCCAGAGTTACACTGTTGATGAAGCTCTTGTAGCCCTGGGGTTTGGAAATTTCCAGATTTTGGTGCTGGCTTATGCTGGCATGGGCTGGGTTTCAGAAGCAATGGAAATGATGCTACTCTCTTTTGTAGGACCAGCAGTTCAGTCTGCATGGGGTCTTTCTTCTAATGAAGAGAGCCTAATAACTAGCATGGTGTTTGCGGGCATGCTAGTTGGAGCATATTCATGGGGCATAGTTTCTGATACGCATGGAAGGAG GAAAGGATTCATCATTACAGCAACAGTTACTGCAGCAGCGGGCTTTCTGAGTGCTTTTGCTCCTAATTATATATCATTGATTATTCTTCGTTGTTTGGTGGGTATTGGTCTTGGAGGTGGCCCTGTACTCTCATCCTGGTTTCTAGAGTTCATTCCTGCTCCTAGTAGAGGCACTTGGATGGTTGTTTTTTCAGCATTTTGGACGCTCGGAACGATTCTTGAGGCTTCGCTTGCATGG TTTGTCATGCCAAGACTGGGTTGGAGGTGGCTACTTGCATTGTCTTCTCTCCCGTCAGCACTCCTCCTTTTTTTCTACAGGGTAACACCTGAATCACCTAGGTATTTATGCTTAAAAGGTAGAACGAGTGATGCAATTAGTGTTTTGGAGAAAATTGCCAGAATGAATGGAACGAAACTCCCTTCTGGCATTCTTGTTTCTGATTACCAAATTAAGCTACGAGAAAAGAGTATCCCATCAGAAGATACACTTTTGCTTTCACCGAGAAGAACTGAAAATGCAACCCCTAAACAAATAGATTCTAATATAGCgggcatctcatcactgttggtGCTTCTTTCACCCAAATTAGTTAGGTCTACGTTGCTCTTGTGGGTAGTATTCTTTGGGAATGCTTTTTCTTATTATGGCCTTGTGTTGCTGACATCTGAGTTGAACAATGGACGTACTAAATGCATGCAGACAAAATTGCAGTCACAGAAGTCCCAGGATGTGAACTACAGAGATGTTTTCATAGCGAGTTTTGCAG AGTTACCTGGGCTCCTCATATCAGCTGCTATAGTAGATAAACTGGGTCGTAAGCTGTCAATGTCAGCTATGTTCTTCCTGTGTTGCATTTTTCTACTTCCATTGGTATTCCGTCTGCCTGAGGGTTTAACAACAGGCCTTCTGTTTGGTGCTCGCATTTGCATAACGGCAACATTCacaattgtatatatatacgcTCCAGAG ATGTACCCAACCTCGGTCCGAACAACAGGTGTCGGAGTTGCTAGCTCGATGGGAAGAATTGGTGGAATGATATGTCCTCTTGTGGCAGTGGGTTTAGTACAGGGGTGTCATGAAACAGCATCCATTGTTCTTTTTGAGATTGTAATTTTCCTTTCAGGGATCTGTGTAGTGCTCTTTCCGTTTGAAACCAAGGGCCGTGAATTGAGTGATAGTGTATCCAGTGCAAAACATACTAATGAATCAGTATGA